A window from Telopea speciosissima isolate NSW1024214 ecotype Mountain lineage chromosome 8, Tspe_v1, whole genome shotgun sequence encodes these proteins:
- the LOC122670842 gene encoding manganese-dependent ADP-ribose/CDP-alcohol diphosphatase isoform X2, with amino-acid sequence MGHRWNPLDFQDTRSSDSPMASTNGLVGVQGKQPLFSFGVISDVQYADIPDGRSFLGVPRYYRHSILVLQRAVSKWNSLQKLKFAINLGDIVDGFCPKEQSLTAVQEVVQEFEKFNGPVYHMIGNHCLYNLTREKLLPLLKIPTLEGHAYYDFSPTPEYRFVVLDGYDISAIGWAKEHPNTLEALKLLQEKNPNAEKNSPEGMWGLDRRFLMFNGAVGREQLKWLDNVLQDASMHEQKVVVCCHLPLDPGASSKEALLWNYDEVMDVIHRYNCVKVCLAGHDHKGGHSIDSHGVHHRVLEAALECPPGSDAFGHVDVYHDRLALSGTNRMSSTEMVFHS; translated from the exons ATGGGTCACCGATGGAACCCCTTGGATTTCCAG GATACCCGTTCCAGTGATTCACCAATGGCCTCCACAAATGGATTAGTGGGCGTACAAGGGAAGCAACCACTTTTCTCTTTTGGGGTTATATCAGATGTCCAGTATGCTGATATTCCTGATGGTCGCTCATTCCTCGGAGTTCCCCGATACTATCGTCATAGTATTCTAGTCTTGCAAAGGGCAGTCAGCAAATGGAACAGCCTCCAGAAGCTGAAATTTGCAATCAATTTGGGGGACATTGTTGACGGGTTCTGCCCTAAAGAGCAGTCTTTAACAGCTGTACAGGAAGTTGTTCAggaatttgagaaatttaatgGGCCTGTCTACCACATGATTGGCAATCATTGCCTCTACAATCTTACTCGAGAAAAATTACTCCCTTTACTGAAGATTCCTACTCTGGAGGGGCATGCCTACTATGATTTTTCTCCAACTCCAGAATATAGATTTGTGGTTCTTGATGGCTATGACATTAGTGCTATTGGTTGGGCCAAGGAGCATCCTAACACGTTGGAGGCCTTGAAACTTCTGCAGGAGAAGAATCCTAATGCAGAAAAGAACAGTCCAGAGGGAATGTGGGGTCTTGACAGAAGATTCCTGATGTTCAATGGAGCAGTTGGGAGGGAACAGTTGAAATGGCTAGACAATGTCCTTCAGGATGCTAGCATGCATGAACAGAAGGTGGTGGTCTGCTGCCACCTACCTCTTGACCcaggtgcatcatccaaagaagCTCTTCTGTGGAATTATGACGAAGTTATGGATGTGATTCATAGATATAACTGTGTGAAGGTTTGCCTAGCTGGTCATGACCACAAAGGTGGGCACTCAATTGATTCACATGGAGTTCATCATCGTGTCCTTGAAGCTGCTTTAGAGTGCCCGCCAGGCTCAGATGCATTTGGTCATGTTGATGTGTACCATGACAGGTTAGCTCTTTCCGGAACTAACCGTATGAGTAGCACTGAGATGGTATTTCATTCCTGA
- the LOC122670844 gene encoding high-affinity nitrate transporter 3.2-like: protein MVSRLLIASLLLFCLVENCYGTVLFSSLKRTLVVTASPKAGEVLKAGEEQITVNWGFNQSFPAGTDTAYKSVKVKLCYAPISQIDRSWRKTNDDLSKDKTCPNLIVSKPYDTSKNNVEQSFDWTITRDVPTATYFVRAYAYNSAGEEVGYGQTTDAKKTTNLFEIQGISGRHASLDIAAGCFSAFSVASLVGFFFLEKRKAKMSVQE from the exons ATGGTCTCTCGTCTCCTCATcgcttctctccttctcttctgcttGGTGGAGAACTGCTATGGTACTGTGCTCTTTTCTTCGCTCAAACGAACACTGGTGGTCACCGCTTCACCAAAAGCAGGAGAAG TGCTGAAAGCCGGAGAAGAACAAATCACAGTGAACTGGGGATTCAACCAGAGCTTCCCAGCTGGGACCGACACGGCGTACAAAAGCGTGAAGGTGAAGCTATGCTACGCGCCCATTAGTCAGATAGACCGTAGCTGGAGGAAGACCAACGACGATCTGAGCAAGGACAAGACCTGCCCAAACTTAATCGTATCCAAACCTTACGATACTTCGAAGAACAATGTAGAACAGAGCTTCGATTGGACCATTACAAGAGACGTTCCCACAGCAACTTACTTCGTGAGGGCTTACGCTTATAACTCCGCCGGTGAGGAGGTGGGTTATGGTCAGACTACGGATGCTAAGAAGACAACCAACCTATTCGAAATCCAAGGGATCAGTGGGCGTCACGCATCACTCGACATCGCCGCTGGTTGCTTCTCTGCTTTCTCCGTGGCGTCGctggttggatttttctttttggagaagaggaaggcaaAGATGTCGGTGCAGGAGTGA
- the LOC122670841 gene encoding quinolinate synthase, chloroplastic-like codes for MDSATLGMIGSSSYFSRFPNHKSSPSRTFGHLQDRISFRRSLRLKVKCVNNPNPISSSSSSSSSSSSSSSSSLLKSNTNTQNPSSSASFSDVTEASLGTSELAICKLQRLVFEFQSLPEPIDRVKRLLHYATLLSPFHESRRVPTNRVMGCTAQVWLDASLDEYGRMRFSADSDSEITKGFCSCLVWILDGAFPEDVLGLKTEDLASLNVGLPGRAHSRVNTWHNVLISMQKRTKALVAEKEGKLPLDPFPSLVITPDGIRAKGSYAEAQVRFLFPDELKIKELVNVLKEKKIGVVAHFYMDPEVQGVLTAAQRQWPHIHISDSLVMADMAVKMAEAGCQFITVLGVDFMSENVRAILDQAGFREVGVYRMSNDRIGCSLADAAATPAYMSFLKLASMVPPSLHVIYINTSLETKAQAHELVPTITCTSSNVVQTILQAFAQIPNLNIWYGPDSYMGANIAELFQQMASMTNEEIAEIHPEHDRNSIRSFVNNLHYYQDGTCIVHDLFGHEIVEKIQEMYCDAFLTAHFEVPGEMFSLAMEAKRRGMGVVGSTKNILDFIKQRVQEALLKNVDENLQFVLGTESGMITSIVAAVSELLRSVDSPGRAKLNIEIIFPVSTDSLSRTSKDPPTGLNTADMNNLSDLSVIPGVTSGEGCSIHGGCASCPYMKMNSLSSLLRVCHQLPDDKNALSTYEAGRFNSRTLLGKSVADVGCEPILHMRHFQATRKLPEKLVHQIIPPSENW; via the exons ATGGACTCTGCAACTTTGGGGATGATAGGTTCTTCGTCCTACTTCTCCAGATTTCCCAACCACAAATCGTCTCCTTCCAGGACTTTCGGGCACTTACAGGACAGGATATCGTTCCGGAGGTCCCTGAGGCTCAAAGTTAAATGCGTCAACAACCCCAatcccatttcttcttcttcttcctcgtcgtcgtcgtcgtcgtcgtcgtcgtcgtcatcTCTTCTCAAGTCCAATACCAATACTCAAAACCCTAGCTCCTCCGCCTCCTTCTCTGATGTGACCGAGGCTTCATTGGGAACCTCTGAACTTGCCATCTGCAAGCTTCAACGTCTTGTTTTCGAGTTTCAATCTCTACCCGAGCCCATTGATCGTGTCAAACGCCTCTTACATTACGCGACGCTTCTCTCTCCGTTTCACGAGTCGCGGCGTGTACCGACCAATCGAGTTATGGGATGCACCGCCCAGGTGTGGTTAGACGCCAGCTTGGATGAGTATGGCAGGATGAGGTTCTCTGCCGATAGTGATTCAGAGATTACCAAAGGCTTCTGCTCCTGCTTGGTTTGGATTCTTGATGGGGCATTCCCGGAGGATGTACTGGGTCTGAAGACGGAGGATTTGGCTTCCCTCAATGTTGGGTTGCCTGGTCGTGCTCATTCAAGGGTGAATACGTGGCATAACGTTTTGATCAGCATGCAGAAGCGGACCAAAGCTCTTGTTGCCGAGAAGGAGGGTAAGCTTCCTTTGGATCCTTTCCCATCTCTGGTTATCACCCCGGACGGTATCCGGGCTAAAGGAAGCTATGCTGAAGCTCAG GTGAGGTTTTTGTTCCCTGATGAGTTAAAGATTAAAGAACTCGTCAATGTGctaaaggagaagaaaattggtGTGGTTGCACATTTTTACATGGACCCAGAGGTCCAAGGAGTCTTGACTGCTGCACAGAGGCAGTGGCCTCACATCCATATATCTGATTCATTGGTTATGGCAGATATGGCTGTTAAGATGGCTGAAGCTGGATGCCAATTTATCACAGTGCTTGGTGTAGACTTCATGTCAGAAAATGTGCGTGCAATCCTTGATCAGGCTGGCTTTAGAGAG GTTGGTGTGTATAGAATGTCAAATGATCGCATCGGTTGCTCTTTGGCTGATGCTGCAGCTACTCCTGCTTATATGAGTTTTCTTAAGCTAGCATCTATGGTACCTCCTTCTTTGCATGTTATCTACATTAACACCTCACTGGAGACAAAAGCTCAAGCCCACGAACTTGTGCCAACGATCACCTGCACTTCTTCAAATGTTGTGCAAACAATTCTGCAG gcaTTTGCTCAGATACCAAATTTAAATATATGGTATGGCCCCGATTCCTACATGGGTGCAAACATTGCAGAATTGTTTCAGCAGATGGCGAGCATGACAAATGAAGAGATTGCTGAGATACATCCAGAACATGATAGAAACTCCATAAGATCATTTGTTAACAACCTGCACTATTACCAG GATGGGACATGCATTGTACATGACCTATTTGGACATGAAATCGTGGAGAAAATACAGGAAATGTACTGTGATGCATTCCTAACAGCTCATTTTGAAGTCCCAGGGGAAATGTTTTCCCTGGCAATGGAAGCCAAGAGAAGAGGAATGGGAGTGGTTGGTTCGACCAAAAATATATTAGATTTCATCAAACAAAGGGTCCAAGAGGCTTTGCTAAAAAATGTTGATGAAAACCTTCAGTTTGTGTTAGGAACAGAATCGGGGATGATTACTTCAATTGTTGCAGCTGTAAGTGAACTGTTACGTTCGGTTGATTCCCCTGGGAGGGCGAAACTCAACATTGAGATCATCTTTCCAGTCTCAACAGACTCGTTGTCAAGAACATCAAAAGATCCACCAACAGGCCTTAATACTGCTGACATGAATAACTTGTCTGATCTCTCGGTTATTCCTGGGGTGACTAGTGGAGAGGGATGCTCCATTCATGGAGGCTGTGCTTCTTGTCCATACATGAAG ATGAATTCTCTCAGCTCACTATTAAGAGTATGCCACCAGCTACCTGATGATAAAAATGCACTTTCAACCTATGAAGCTGGACGATTCAATTCAAGAACCCTGCTTGGAAAATCAGTTGCAGATGTTGGATGTGAGCCAATTTTGCACATGAGACACTTCCAG GCAACAAGAAAATTGCCAGAAAAGCTTGTTCATCAGATCATACCTCCATCTGAAAATTGGTAG
- the LOC122670842 gene encoding manganese-dependent ADP-ribose/CDP-alcohol diphosphatase isoform X3 → MASTNGLVGVQGKQPLFSFGVISDVQYADIPDGRSFLGVPRYYRHSILVLQRAVSKWNSLQKLKFAINLGDIVDGFCPKEQSLTAVQEVVQEFEKFNGPVYHMIGNHCLYNLTREKLLPLLKIPTLEGHAYYDFSPTPEYRFVVLDGYDISAIGWAKEHPNTLEALKLLQEKNPNAEKNSPEGMWGLDRRFLMFNGAVGREQLKWLDNVLQDASMHEQKVVVCCHLPLDPGASSKEALLWNYDEVMDVIHRYNCVKVCLAGHDHKGGHSIDSHGVHHRVLEAALECPPGSDAFGHVDVYHDRLALSGTNRMSSTEMVFHS, encoded by the coding sequence ATGGCCTCCACAAATGGATTAGTGGGCGTACAAGGGAAGCAACCACTTTTCTCTTTTGGGGTTATATCAGATGTCCAGTATGCTGATATTCCTGATGGTCGCTCATTCCTCGGAGTTCCCCGATACTATCGTCATAGTATTCTAGTCTTGCAAAGGGCAGTCAGCAAATGGAACAGCCTCCAGAAGCTGAAATTTGCAATCAATTTGGGGGACATTGTTGACGGGTTCTGCCCTAAAGAGCAGTCTTTAACAGCTGTACAGGAAGTTGTTCAggaatttgagaaatttaatgGGCCTGTCTACCACATGATTGGCAATCATTGCCTCTACAATCTTACTCGAGAAAAATTACTCCCTTTACTGAAGATTCCTACTCTGGAGGGGCATGCCTACTATGATTTTTCTCCAACTCCAGAATATAGATTTGTGGTTCTTGATGGCTATGACATTAGTGCTATTGGTTGGGCCAAGGAGCATCCTAACACGTTGGAGGCCTTGAAACTTCTGCAGGAGAAGAATCCTAATGCAGAAAAGAACAGTCCAGAGGGAATGTGGGGTCTTGACAGAAGATTCCTGATGTTCAATGGAGCAGTTGGGAGGGAACAGTTGAAATGGCTAGACAATGTCCTTCAGGATGCTAGCATGCATGAACAGAAGGTGGTGGTCTGCTGCCACCTACCTCTTGACCcaggtgcatcatccaaagaagCTCTTCTGTGGAATTATGACGAAGTTATGGATGTGATTCATAGATATAACTGTGTGAAGGTTTGCCTAGCTGGTCATGACCACAAAGGTGGGCACTCAATTGATTCACATGGAGTTCATCATCGTGTCCTTGAAGCTGCTTTAGAGTGCCCGCCAGGCTCAGATGCATTTGGTCATGTTGATGTGTACCATGACAGGTTAGCTCTTTCCGGAACTAACCGTATGAGTAGCACTGAGATGGTATTTCATTCCTGA
- the LOC122670842 gene encoding manganese-dependent ADP-ribose/CDP-alcohol diphosphatase isoform X1 → MSRISRFLFCFVHRFVFGTLVRASASTCCGDTRSSDSPMASTNGLVGVQGKQPLFSFGVISDVQYADIPDGRSFLGVPRYYRHSILVLQRAVSKWNSLQKLKFAINLGDIVDGFCPKEQSLTAVQEVVQEFEKFNGPVYHMIGNHCLYNLTREKLLPLLKIPTLEGHAYYDFSPTPEYRFVVLDGYDISAIGWAKEHPNTLEALKLLQEKNPNAEKNSPEGMWGLDRRFLMFNGAVGREQLKWLDNVLQDASMHEQKVVVCCHLPLDPGASSKEALLWNYDEVMDVIHRYNCVKVCLAGHDHKGGHSIDSHGVHHRVLEAALECPPGSDAFGHVDVYHDRLALSGTNRMSSTEMVFHS, encoded by the exons ATGTCTAGGATATCTCgcttcctattttgttttgttcatcGATTCGTCTTTGGCACATTG gttagagCATCAGCAAGCACTTGTTGTGGC GATACCCGTTCCAGTGATTCACCAATGGCCTCCACAAATGGATTAGTGGGCGTACAAGGGAAGCAACCACTTTTCTCTTTTGGGGTTATATCAGATGTCCAGTATGCTGATATTCCTGATGGTCGCTCATTCCTCGGAGTTCCCCGATACTATCGTCATAGTATTCTAGTCTTGCAAAGGGCAGTCAGCAAATGGAACAGCCTCCAGAAGCTGAAATTTGCAATCAATTTGGGGGACATTGTTGACGGGTTCTGCCCTAAAGAGCAGTCTTTAACAGCTGTACAGGAAGTTGTTCAggaatttgagaaatttaatgGGCCTGTCTACCACATGATTGGCAATCATTGCCTCTACAATCTTACTCGAGAAAAATTACTCCCTTTACTGAAGATTCCTACTCTGGAGGGGCATGCCTACTATGATTTTTCTCCAACTCCAGAATATAGATTTGTGGTTCTTGATGGCTATGACATTAGTGCTATTGGTTGGGCCAAGGAGCATCCTAACACGTTGGAGGCCTTGAAACTTCTGCAGGAGAAGAATCCTAATGCAGAAAAGAACAGTCCAGAGGGAATGTGGGGTCTTGACAGAAGATTCCTGATGTTCAATGGAGCAGTTGGGAGGGAACAGTTGAAATGGCTAGACAATGTCCTTCAGGATGCTAGCATGCATGAACAGAAGGTGGTGGTCTGCTGCCACCTACCTCTTGACCcaggtgcatcatccaaagaagCTCTTCTGTGGAATTATGACGAAGTTATGGATGTGATTCATAGATATAACTGTGTGAAGGTTTGCCTAGCTGGTCATGACCACAAAGGTGGGCACTCAATTGATTCACATGGAGTTCATCATCGTGTCCTTGAAGCTGCTTTAGAGTGCCCGCCAGGCTCAGATGCATTTGGTCATGTTGATGTGTACCATGACAGGTTAGCTCTTTCCGGAACTAACCGTATGAGTAGCACTGAGATGGTATTTCATTCCTGA
- the LOC122670843 gene encoding surfeit locus protein 2-like, translating into MATVEETKPDSAAEEKDKKKVKEGHNLLGSPTFKELENGRFKCIETGHELPAKDMGSYGQSKRCRLGLIDSALSLQKPPLNMFKQDPLCRSKLKCKLTGDTINKSEEHIWKHINGRRFLHKLEQKEEEKLASCDTVLVESKQLSHKVSKSDMNGVETDLENNAGLDDSRPRRSSDNENDLEETDFWIPPVGSRWDNDDGGDRWGTDSEQESEEGIKVDGVDGSGTESGELSQRTKRISIEVGPSSFASRKKKSKINS; encoded by the exons ATGGCGACGGTGGAGGAGACAAAACCAGACTCTGCTGCAGAAGAGAAGGATAAGAAAAAAGTGAAGGAGGGTCATAACCTGCTGGGGTCGCCGACGTTTAAGGAGCTGGAGAACGGTCGATTCAAATGCATAGAGACTGGCCATGAGTTGCCCGCCAAAGACATGGGGTCCTATGGTCAGAGCAAGCGCTGTCGATTGGGTCTCATTGACTCTGCTCTTTCTCTCCAGAAACCCCCCCTCAACATGTTCAAACAGGATCCTCTCTGCCG ATCAAAGTTAAAATGTAAGCTGACAGGAGATACCATCAATAAATCTGAGGAACATATATGGAAGCATATAAATGGGAGAAGGTTCCTCCATAAATTAG aacaaaaggaagaagaaaagctaGCATCATGTGACACAGTACTGGTAGAGAGTAAGCAGCTTTCTCACAAGGTTTCAAAATCAGACATGAATGGTGTGGAGACGGATTTAGAAAACAACGCTGGCCTGGATGACTCTCGGCCAAGGAGATCTAGTGATAATGAAAATGATTTAGAAGAAACCGACTTCTGGATCCCTCCTGTTGGGAGCCGCTGGGATAATGATGATGGTGGAGATCGATGGGGTACAGACTCAGAGCAGGAATCTGAGGAAGGTATTAAAGTGG ATGGAGTAGATGGAAGTGGCACCGAGTCAGGAGAGCTCTCCCAGCG AACGAAGCGAATATCCATTGAAGTTGGGCCTAGTAGCTTTGCCtcgagaaaaaagaaaagcaaaatcaATTCCTGA